The following are from one region of the Shinella sp. PSBB067 genome:
- a CDS encoding type II toxin-antitoxin system RelE/ParE family toxin: MKRPVRWSRAALDDLKQQVRHIAKDDPAAARSVVARIDAAAVLLGERAVGRSGRVGGTYEKSVSGLPYVLAYCMEMAEGRETLFILRVIHTARQWPREEWPE, encoded by the coding sequence GTGAAGCGTCCCGTCCGATGGTCCCGCGCGGCCCTCGATGACCTGAAGCAGCAGGTCCGCCACATCGCGAAGGACGATCCCGCAGCGGCACGCTCGGTTGTCGCGCGGATCGATGCGGCGGCGGTCCTTTTGGGCGAACGCGCCGTCGGCCGGTCGGGCCGGGTCGGCGGCACCTACGAGAAATCGGTGAGCGGTCTTCCCTATGTTCTCGCCTATTGCATGGAGATGGCCGAGGGGCGGGAGACCCTGTTCATTCTGCGCGTCATCCATACCGCGCGGCAATGGCCGCGCGAGGAATGGCCGGAATAA
- a CDS encoding YafY family protein, translating to MRKASRLFEIIQILRLARQPVTAAEIAERLEVTVRSIYRDIAALQAMRVPVEGERGIGYILRPGFDLPPLMFSIEETEAVVLALALLERAGDAELKAAARRVGEKIAGAVPPPLRQTLSARALHAWGTAPRQPDGIDLATVRRAIRDEEKLLIDYRDEYARATERTIRPIALIYYSETANIVAWCELRRAIRNFRADRVEACEATGGHFRGEGDGLRQIWISGWAENRAAGS from the coding sequence ATGCGCAAGGCATCCCGGCTCTTCGAGATCATCCAGATCCTCAGGCTCGCCCGCCAGCCGGTGACCGCCGCCGAGATCGCCGAACGGCTGGAGGTGACGGTGCGCTCGATCTACCGCGACATCGCCGCCCTGCAGGCGATGCGCGTGCCCGTCGAGGGCGAGCGGGGCATCGGCTATATCCTGCGTCCCGGCTTCGACCTGCCGCCGCTGATGTTTTCCATCGAGGAGACGGAGGCCGTGGTGCTGGCGCTAGCCCTTCTGGAGCGTGCGGGGGACGCGGAACTGAAGGCGGCCGCCAGAAGGGTGGGCGAGAAGATCGCCGGCGCCGTGCCGCCGCCGCTGCGCCAGACGCTTTCCGCCCGCGCGCTGCACGCCTGGGGTACCGCGCCGCGCCAGCCCGACGGCATCGACCTTGCCACGGTGCGCCGGGCGATCCGCGACGAGGAGAAGCTGCTCATCGACTACCGCGACGAATATGCCCGCGCCACCGAGCGCACCATCCGCCCCATCGCGCTCATCTACTATTCTGAAACCGCGAACATCGTCGCCTGGTGCGAGCTGCGCCGGGCCATCCGCAATTTCCGCGCGGACCGGGTGGAGGCCTGCGAAGCGACGGGCGGGCACTTTCGCGGCGAAGGCGACGGGCTGCGGCAGATCTGGATTTCCGGCTGGGCGGAGAACCGGGCGGCGGGTTCCTAA
- a CDS encoding LysE family translocator: MTYSENLWLFFLLVSGIVIVPGMDMVFVLASALSGGRRAGLSATFGIMVGGLVHTLYAALGVGMLLHFAPKLFNGLLVVGAAYVAWIGWQLFRSSIVIGDVGHLDRRGLATRFRQGALTSLMNPKAYLFMLAVFPQFLRPEFGPLWRQTLVMLLMIWAAQLAVYGGLALAAAQSRDALVGSPAATRLIGRAAGVLLVVIAAVTVWRGWGTV; encoded by the coding sequence ATGACCTACAGCGAAAACCTCTGGCTCTTCTTCCTGCTCGTCTCCGGCATCGTCATCGTGCCGGGCATGGACATGGTCTTCGTGCTGGCGAGCGCGCTCTCCGGCGGCCGCAGGGCTGGGCTCTCGGCGACCTTCGGCATCATGGTGGGCGGGCTGGTGCACACGCTCTATGCCGCCCTCGGCGTCGGCATGCTGCTGCATTTCGCGCCGAAGCTCTTCAACGGGCTGCTGGTCGTCGGCGCGGCCTATGTCGCGTGGATCGGCTGGCAGCTCTTCCGCAGCTCCATCGTCATCGGCGACGTCGGCCATCTCGACAGGCGCGGCCTTGCCACGCGCTTCCGCCAGGGCGCGCTGACCAGCCTCATGAACCCCAAGGCCTATCTCTTCATGCTCGCCGTCTTCCCGCAGTTCCTGCGCCCGGAATTCGGCCCCCTCTGGCGCCAGACGCTCGTCATGCTGCTGATGATCTGGGCGGCCCAGCTTGCCGTCTACGGCGGCCTCGCGCTCGCCGCCGCGCAAAGCCGCGACGCGCTGGTCGGCAGCCCCGCCGCCACCCGCCTCATCGGCCGCGCCGCGGGCGTGCTGCTCGTCGTCATCGCGGCGGTCACGGTCTGGCGAGGCTGGGGGACGGTTTGA
- a CDS encoding cytochrome c, with protein MKFRILAAAAALSIIGAGFVAAADEPQVVRQEMMKKVGGAMGALSGIAKGEKPYDAEVVKASLTTMSEVAKAFPDQFPAGSETGHDTEAKATIWEQMDDFKAKSAKLGEAADAVLASLPADQAAVGAALGAIGPNCGGCHEVYRVKK; from the coding sequence ATGAAGTTCAGGATTTTGGCGGCAGCGGCCGCGCTTTCGATCATCGGCGCGGGCTTCGTCGCGGCGGCGGACGAGCCGCAGGTTGTCCGCCAGGAGATGATGAAGAAGGTGGGCGGGGCCATGGGCGCGCTTTCCGGCATCGCCAAGGGCGAGAAGCCCTATGACGCAGAGGTTGTCAAGGCGTCGCTGACCACGATGAGCGAGGTCGCCAAGGCCTTCCCCGACCAGTTCCCGGCCGGCTCCGAGACGGGCCACGACACGGAAGCCAAGGCGACGATCTGGGAACAGATGGACGACTTCAAGGCGAAGTCCGCCAAGCTCGGCGAGGCCGCCGATGCCGTGCTCGCCAGCCTGCCGGCGGACCAGGCCGCGGTCGGCGCGGCGCTCGGCGCGATCGGGCCCAATTGCGGCGGCTGTCATGAGGTCTACCGCGTCAAGAAATGA
- a CDS encoding cytochrome c, whose product MAFGRFLGGIVVIGALGAGAFLFLTAPERLPAETWATAGEPDLANGERLFHAGGCASCHAAPGAPDDQKRVLAGGLALKSPFGTFHAPNISPDETAGIGAWTLAEFGDAMKRGTGRNGEHLYPSFPYASYARMTVTDVRDLYGYLKTLPKSGNVAPEHELPFPFNIRLALGGWKFLYLNEAPRVDLANADETVKHGQYLVEGPGHCGECHTPRDMLGGLKTDQWLAGGPNPEGEGRIPDITPVEGRFGSWSAGDIVNYLETGFTPEFDSVGGAMVSVQKNMAQLPKEDREAIAAYLKAIPAR is encoded by the coding sequence ATGGCATTCGGAAGATTTCTTGGCGGCATCGTCGTGATAGGCGCGCTCGGCGCCGGCGCGTTCCTTTTCCTGACGGCGCCGGAACGGTTGCCGGCCGAGACCTGGGCCACGGCAGGCGAGCCGGACCTTGCCAATGGCGAGCGCCTCTTCCATGCGGGCGGCTGCGCGAGCTGTCACGCGGCGCCGGGCGCGCCCGACGACCAGAAGCGCGTGCTGGCCGGGGGCCTTGCGCTGAAAAGCCCGTTCGGCACCTTCCACGCGCCGAACATCTCGCCCGACGAGACGGCGGGCATCGGCGCCTGGACGCTGGCCGAATTCGGCGATGCCATGAAGCGCGGCACCGGCCGCAACGGCGAGCATCTCTATCCTTCCTTTCCCTACGCCTCCTACGCGCGCATGACGGTGACGGACGTCCGCGACCTCTACGGCTACCTGAAGACCCTGCCGAAGAGCGGCAATGTCGCGCCGGAGCACGAGCTGCCGTTCCCCTTCAACATCCGCCTGGCGCTCGGCGGCTGGAAGTTCCTCTACCTCAACGAAGCGCCGCGCGTGGACCTCGCCAATGCCGACGAGACCGTGAAGCACGGCCAGTACCTCGTGGAAGGGCCGGGCCATTGCGGCGAATGCCACACGCCGCGCGACATGCTGGGCGGGCTGAAGACGGACCAGTGGCTCGCCGGCGGGCCGAACCCGGAAGGCGAGGGCCGCATCCCCGACATCACCCCCGTCGAGGGCCGCTTCGGCAGCTGGAGCGCGGGCGACATCGTCAACTACCTCGAAACCGGCTTCACGCCGGAATTCGACAGCGTCGGCGGCGCGATGGTCTCCGTGCAGAAGAACATGGCGCAACTGCCGAAGGAAGACCGCGAGGCGATCGCCGCCTACCTGAAGGCGATCCCGGCGCGGTGA
- a CDS encoding DJ-1/PfpI family protein, whose translation MAKRLAIVLTEGYADWECALLMATARGDCGAETLVLTPGGADVTSLGGVTVKAAGEAQAALPADFDALVVCGGTIWQSGAAPDLSGPIGRFVEAGKPVAAICDATLELARLGLLDTRAHTGNYSGQLGKLVPDYRGAAHYRDQPQAVLDGGIITASGAAPATFARETLEAIGLGSAELRDYLAMYGDEHGAAKG comes from the coding sequence ATGGCGAAGCGACTGGCAATCGTGCTGACGGAAGGCTACGCGGACTGGGAATGCGCCCTGCTGATGGCGACGGCCCGCGGCGACTGCGGGGCGGAGACCCTGGTGCTGACGCCGGGCGGGGCGGACGTCACCTCGCTCGGCGGCGTCACCGTCAAAGCCGCCGGGGAGGCGCAAGCGGCCTTGCCCGCCGATTTCGACGCGCTGGTCGTCTGCGGCGGCACGATCTGGCAATCCGGCGCGGCGCCCGATCTTTCGGGCCCGATCGGGCGTTTCGTCGAGGCCGGCAAGCCGGTGGCGGCGATCTGCGACGCCACGCTGGAGCTCGCCCGCCTCGGCCTTCTCGATACGCGGGCGCATACCGGCAACTATTCCGGACAGCTCGGCAAGCTCGTGCCGGACTATCGCGGCGCGGCGCACTACCGCGACCAGCCGCAGGCGGTGCTGGACGGCGGCATCATCACCGCCTCCGGCGCGGCGCCGGCCACCTTCGCCCGCGAAACCCTGGAGGCCATCGGGCTCGGCTCCGCGGAACTGCGGGATTATCTGGCGATGTACGGGGATGAGCATGGGGCGGCAAAGGGCTGA
- a CDS encoding GNAT family N-acetyltransferase, with translation MLNTVIKLDPHAVERPPMLTIRAARQGDLQQILDMIALHAECHGDTARITAVDLDRDLFGAHPWITALVAEAGGKLIGYALMVPMYRAMEGVRGMELHQIFVRDGHRGHGIGRHLVSRAREHARMAGCGYLSVSAATGNFGAHRFYEQMNFRAGPVTGMRYIQALG, from the coding sequence ATGCTGAATACCGTCATCAAGCTCGATCCCCACGCCGTCGAACGCCCGCCGATGCTGACCATCCGCGCCGCGCGCCAGGGCGACCTGCAGCAGATCCTCGACATGATCGCGCTGCACGCCGAATGCCACGGCGACACGGCGAGGATCACCGCCGTCGATCTCGACCGCGACCTCTTCGGCGCCCATCCCTGGATCACCGCCCTCGTCGCGGAAGCCGGCGGGAAGCTGATCGGCTACGCGCTGATGGTGCCGATGTACCGCGCCATGGAAGGCGTGCGCGGCATGGAGCTGCACCAGATCTTCGTGCGCGACGGCCATCGCGGCCACGGCATCGGCCGCCATCTCGTTTCCCGCGCGCGCGAACACGCCCGCATGGCCGGCTGCGGCTACCTTTCGGTGAGCGCGGCCACCGGCAATTTCGGCGCCCACCGCTTCTACGAGCAGATGAACTTCCGGGCTGGTCCGGTGACGGGGATGCGCTACATCCAGGCATTGGGCTGA
- a CDS encoding ABC transporter ATP-binding protein translates to MKDDWRLIAAPVKIILANYWRSSRGLLALVAVIVFLSAVSAVAAPYLFSRLVDAMAADRLAEGLAAGLVVYALLIGIAAAMQHMVQYLSYMSAENLSFIASTSLFDRLLKKTAGFFVEHNPAEIEGARRRGQGALMTLVQLGLIVFIPGATQIVLALAMLGATINFEVVLIVLVYGTGFVALTALANHRTRRFLDAAIEAGQENAKFVGNAMAAMETLRHFGSHGWMQARFADKAREERDNWGAFCRRRIGYSAVLGAGLALQFVVTFLLLLPRYRAGELSVGDLVLFNTLLLQLNLPFEMIGHALDDVVRARASLLPLARIWAAPEEPDTATPGGFFPRDGRLAFETVSYAHENGRGVENVDFLAERGRITYLIGETGSGKSTLLRLALKSLSPSAGRITVDGEDLAAVSQRDWYGAVGIVPQEPTLLNDTLAVNIALGRPLDRERLLRAADKAAILPFIEALPDGFETLVGERGMKLSGGERQRIAIARALYADPQFLFLDEASSALDEATEAEIMQHIRSLAGDVTILAVTHRRSVIAPRDHVVRLAGGRVEGED, encoded by the coding sequence ATGAAAGACGACTGGCGGCTGATCGCCGCGCCGGTGAAGATCATCCTTGCCAATTACTGGCGTTCCTCGCGCGGCCTCTTGGCGCTGGTCGCGGTCATCGTCTTCCTCTCGGCCGTTTCGGCCGTCGCCGCGCCCTATCTCTTCTCGCGCCTCGTCGACGCCATGGCCGCCGACCGCCTCGCCGAGGGGCTGGCCGCCGGGCTCGTCGTCTATGCGCTTTTGATCGGCATCGCGGCGGCCATGCAGCACATGGTGCAGTATCTCTCCTACATGAGCGCGGAGAATCTCAGCTTCATTGCCAGCACCAGCCTGTTCGACCGGCTGCTGAAGAAGACGGCCGGCTTCTTCGTCGAGCACAACCCGGCCGAGATCGAGGGCGCGCGGCGGCGCGGACAGGGCGCGCTGATGACGCTCGTGCAGCTCGGCCTCATCGTCTTCATTCCGGGCGCCACGCAGATCGTGCTGGCGCTCGCCATGCTGGGCGCGACGATCAATTTCGAGGTCGTGCTGATCGTCCTCGTCTACGGCACCGGCTTCGTCGCCCTCACCGCCCTTGCCAACCACCGCACGCGGCGTTTCCTCGACGCGGCCATCGAGGCCGGGCAGGAGAACGCCAAGTTCGTCGGCAACGCCATGGCGGCGATGGAGACGCTGCGCCATTTCGGCAGCCACGGCTGGATGCAGGCGCGCTTTGCCGACAAGGCCCGCGAGGAGCGTGACAACTGGGGCGCCTTCTGCCGCCGCCGCATCGGCTACAGCGCGGTGCTCGGCGCGGGGCTGGCGCTGCAATTCGTCGTCACCTTCCTCCTGCTCCTGCCGCGCTACCGGGCGGGCGAGCTCAGCGTCGGCGACCTCGTCCTCTTCAACACGCTGCTACTCCAGCTCAACCTGCCCTTCGAGATGATCGGCCATGCGCTCGACGACGTGGTGCGCGCACGGGCCTCGCTGCTGCCGCTCGCCCGCATCTGGGCCGCGCCGGAGGAACCCGACACGGCGACGCCCGGCGGCTTTTTCCCGCGGGACGGGCGCCTTGCCTTCGAGACCGTCTCCTATGCCCATGAAAACGGCCGCGGGGTGGAGAATGTCGACTTCCTCGCCGAGCGCGGGCGAATCACCTATCTCATCGGCGAGACCGGCTCGGGCAAGTCGACGCTGCTGCGGCTGGCGCTGAAGTCGCTCTCGCCCTCCGCCGGCCGGATCACGGTGGACGGCGAGGACCTTGCGGCCGTCTCCCAGCGCGACTGGTACGGCGCCGTCGGCATCGTGCCGCAGGAGCCGACGCTGCTCAACGACACGCTCGCCGTCAACATCGCGCTCGGCCGGCCGCTGGACCGCGAGAGGCTGCTGCGCGCCGCCGACAAGGCGGCGATCCTGCCCTTCATCGAGGCCCTGCCCGACGGTTTCGAGACGCTGGTGGGCGAGCGGGGCATGAAGCTCTCCGGCGGCGAGCGCCAGCGCATCGCCATCGCCCGGGCGCTCTATGCCGACCCGCAATTCCTCTTCCTCGACGAGGCGAGCTCGGCGCTGGACGAGGCGACGGAAGCGGAGATCATGCAGCATATCCGCAGCCTTGCCGGCGACGTGACGATTCTCGCCGTGACGCACCGCAGGAGCGTGATCGCCCCGCGCGACCATGTCGTGCGGCTGGCCGGCGGGCGCGTGGAGGGCGAGGACTGA